In a genomic window of Xylophilus rhododendri:
- a CDS encoding nuclear transport factor 2 family protein: MTVRLTTCIASLIFLVPSIGWSQSHTAQEESNRQAVLAFYEKGLNQKDADAALQFVGPRYVQHNPGAQDGPEGFRKFIAFLREKFPQSHSEIKASFVDGDTVILHVHAVREPGTRGNAIIDIFKLEQGKIVEHWDAVQPIPEKSANDNTMF; this comes from the coding sequence ATGACCGTTCGGCTCACCACCTGCATCGCATCCCTGATCTTCCTCGTCCCTTCCATCGGCTGGTCCCAGTCGCATACGGCGCAGGAGGAGTCGAACCGCCAGGCCGTGCTGGCCTTCTACGAGAAGGGCCTGAACCAGAAGGACGCCGATGCGGCACTGCAGTTCGTGGGCCCGCGCTACGTGCAGCACAACCCGGGCGCCCAGGACGGGCCCGAGGGCTTTCGCAAGTTCATCGCGTTCCTGCGTGAGAAGTTTCCCCAGTCGCACAGCGAAATCAAGGCGTCGTTCGTGGATGGCGATACGGTGATTCTTCACGTCCATGCGGTGCGCGAGCCGGGCACACGGGGCAATGCCATCATCGACATCTTCAAGCTCGAACAAGGCAAGATCGTCGAGCACTGGGATGCGGTTCAGCCGATTCCGGAGAAATCGGCCAACGACAACACGATGTTCTGA
- a CDS encoding LysR substrate-binding domain-containing protein, with protein sequence MKPTGFVPAQAALTFNLGLQDYPTFVLLPALLQALGEQAPKVLLNVRAFNDRDHAVDLLDAGAIDAAIGVAPTQTDSRISSLPLLHDEFVTIVARRNPAASRGMTMKNYLSLSHVLVSPEGDRHGIVDQALARQGKTRRLGLTLPQMFAVPAVVARTDMTATVLKRFASAAQEAADLVLFPPPLALPEMTFHLIWHRRVDNSVAQAWLRDLIGATAASL encoded by the coding sequence GTGAAGCCGACCGGGTTCGTGCCGGCCCAGGCCGCGCTGACCTTCAACCTGGGCCTGCAGGACTACCCGACCTTCGTGCTGCTGCCCGCGCTCCTGCAGGCCTTGGGTGAACAGGCGCCGAAGGTGCTGCTGAACGTGCGCGCCTTCAACGACCGCGACCATGCGGTCGACCTGCTGGATGCCGGCGCCATCGATGCCGCCATCGGCGTGGCGCCCACGCAGACGGACTCGCGGATTTCCAGCCTGCCCCTGCTGCATGACGAGTTCGTCACCATCGTCGCGCGCCGCAACCCTGCCGCCAGTCGCGGCATGACGATGAAGAACTACCTGTCGCTGTCGCATGTGCTGGTCTCGCCGGAGGGAGACCGCCACGGCATCGTCGACCAGGCGCTGGCCCGGCAAGGCAAGACACGCAGGCTGGGCCTGACCCTGCCGCAGATGTTCGCCGTGCCCGCCGTGGTGGCGCGCACCGACATGACGGCCACGGTGCTGAAGCGGTTCGCCTCGGCGGCGCAGGAGGCGGCCGATCTCGTCCTGTTTCCGCCGCCGCTGGCCTTGCCGGAGATGACATTCCATCTGATCTGGCACCGGCGGGTGGACAACAGCGTGGCGCAGGCCTGGTTGAGGGACCTGATCGGGGCTACCGCCGCATCGCTGTGA
- a CDS encoding DJ-1/PfpI family protein yields MNFGILIFENVEELDFIGPWEMLTMWKAQASSGGPDRCILVSESAGPVRCAKGLSVNPDHSFADCPPLDYLLVPGGQGTRKEVNNPALVQFVADRAQDCKAMLSVCTGAFVLHAAGLLGGRKATTHWASLDRLRALADVEVVEERFVHDGDVWTSSGVSAGIDLMLAFIAHVAGPEMAGKVQFQTEYYPADTRYGGYENDERAPAYLGPSATAP; encoded by the coding sequence ATGAACTTCGGCATATTGATCTTCGAGAATGTCGAGGAACTGGATTTCATCGGACCCTGGGAAATGCTGACCATGTGGAAGGCCCAGGCGTCTTCCGGTGGCCCCGACCGGTGCATCCTGGTGTCCGAGTCCGCAGGGCCGGTGCGCTGCGCCAAGGGGCTGTCGGTCAACCCCGACCACTCGTTCGCCGACTGCCCGCCGCTGGACTACCTGCTGGTCCCCGGCGGCCAGGGCACGCGCAAGGAAGTGAACAACCCGGCGCTCGTGCAGTTCGTGGCCGACCGGGCCCAGGACTGCAAGGCCATGCTGTCCGTCTGCACCGGCGCGTTCGTGCTGCATGCGGCAGGCCTCCTGGGCGGCAGGAAGGCCACGACGCATTGGGCTTCGCTCGACAGGCTGCGGGCCCTCGCAGACGTCGAGGTCGTCGAAGAACGCTTCGTCCACGACGGCGATGTGTGGACATCTTCCGGCGTCTCGGCCGGCATCGACCTCATGCTGGCCTTCATCGCCCATGTCGCCGGCCCGGAGATGGCGGGCAAGGTCCAGTTCCAGACCGAGTACTACCCGGCGGACACCCGTTACGGCGGCTACGAAAACGACGAGCGGGCGCCGGCCTATCTCGGGCCCTCCGCGACAGCACCATGA
- a CDS encoding LysR family transcriptional regulator — translation MDFHGIDLNLLVAFDALMNERNVTRAAARVGVSQPAMSAALSRLRLLLADPCSCAAPAGCCRPSVRGISPNPCPRRWRRSRPRW, via the coding sequence ATGGATTTTCACGGCATAGACCTCAACCTGCTGGTGGCCTTCGATGCACTGATGAACGAGCGCAACGTGACCCGCGCCGCGGCCCGGGTCGGCGTGAGCCAGCCGGCGATGAGCGCCGCGCTTTCGCGCCTGCGGCTGCTGCTGGCCGACCCCTGTTCCTGCGCGGCGCCGGCGGGCTGCTGCCGACCCAGCGTGCGCGGGATCTCGCCGAACCCCTGTCCCAGGCGCTGGCGCAGATCGAGGCCACGCTGGTGA